In Planococcus versutus, the DNA window TTGGAACACTTAGACGAATTATGGTCAAGTGTCTTAGCCCAAGTTGAAACCAAAATCTCCAAACCGAGTTTTGAAACGTGGTTAAAATCGACAAAACTTTTATCCTATCAAGATGATACGGTCACCATTTCAGCACCTAATTCGTTTGCTCGTGATTGGTTGGAAAACCATTACGTGCACTTGATTACAGGAATTCTATCAGATTCTACTGGTGATGATATGATGATTAGATTTGTCGTGCCTAAAGATCAGGATATGGATGATTTTCAACTCCCTGCGCCGCGTATCAAACCGGGACAAGACCAGCAGCACGAGTTTTTGCCTGGCATGCTGAACCCAAAATACACTTTTGATACATTTGTAATTGGTTCAGGAAATCGCTTTGCACATGCTGCTTCTTTAGCAGTGGCTGAAGCACCAGCAAAAGCATACAATCCGCTGTTTATCTATGGGGGAGTAGGACTTGGCAAGACGCATTTAATGCATGCAATTGGACATTATGTCCTAGAACACAATCCAAACGCGAAAGTCGTTTATTTATCTTCGGAAAAATTTACGAACGAATTTATTAATTCAATTCGGGACAACAAAACAGGTGAATTCCGCGACAAATATAGAAGTGTCGACATTCTTTTGATTGATGATATTCAATTTTTGGCGGGTAAAGAACAAACACAAGAAGAATTTTTCCATACGTTCAATACGCTTCACGAAGAGTCTAAACAAATCATCATATCAAGTGATCGACCACCAAAAGAAATTCCAACATTAGAAGATCGTCTTCGCTCCCGCTTTGAATGGGGCTTAATCACAGATATTACACCACCTGATTTGGAGACACGGATCGCTATCTTGCGTAAAAAAGCAAAAGCAGACGGACTTGATATTCCAAATGACGTGATGACGTATATTGCGAATTCGATCGATTCGAATATTCGTGAGCTTGAGGGAGCTTTGATTCGTGTGGTCGCTTATTCTTCTTTGATCAACCGTGACATGAGTGCCGAATTAGCTGCTGAAGCGTTAAAAGACATTATGCCGAATTCAAAACCGAAAATCATTACAATTTTGGACATTCAAAATGCTGTTGGTGAACAATTCAACGTCAAATTAGAAGATTTCAAAACAAAGCGTCGTACAAAAGATATTGCCTATCCTCGACAAGTTGCAATGTATTTGTCACGTCAAATGACTGATTTTTCTTTGCCTAAAATTGGAGAAGAATTCGGAGGACGTGACCATACTACAGTCATTCACGCTCACGATAAAATTTCTAAACTGTTAAAAGACAATCAACAACTTCAGCAAGACGTCAAAGACATCAAAAGTGCACTTGGCAAGTAAGTGTACTTGTGGATAAACGCACAAATCATCAAGTAAGTTATGCACAACTTGTCTACATGTGGATAAACTGCTTTGATTGATTTTTTAAGGCTTATCCACATATTCACAGGCCCTACTACTACTATTACTTTAAAAGCCCTAAAGTAAAATATATATATAAGCGAGGTTCGAGAATGAAATTCGAGATAAAACGTGAAAGATTAGTTGAAGGATTAAACGATGTAATGAAAGCAGTAAGTTCAAAAACAACCATTCCAATCTTAACGGGAATTAAAATGGATGTGACTTTAGATGGAATGAGGTTAACAGGTAGTGATTCTGACATCACTATCCAAACATTTATTCCAACAGAAGAAAACGGTGAACAAATCATTCAAGTTACTAATGGAGGAAGTATTGTTCTTCAAGCAAAAGTGTTTGGTGAAATCATCCGTAAGTTACCAACAAATGATGTTGAAATTGAAATTACAGGAAATTTTCAAACGCATATTCGTTCTGGGAAATCCGAGTTCCATTTAATCGGCTTAGATGCAGTGGATTACCCTCAATTACCTGATATTCAAGATGATCGTTTGTTTACAATTCCTGCAGATTTACTAAAAACGATTAACCGTGAAACCGTTTTTGCTGTGTCTAGCTCAGAAACACGTCCTGTATTAACGGGAGTTCACTGGGAAGTAAAAGATGGAGAACTTGTTTGCGTGGCAACAGATAGCCACCGTCTTGCTCGTCGTAAAACGAAACTCGAAACATTGCCAGAAGGGGAATATAGCGTAGTAATTCCAGGGAAAAGTTTAACAGAGCTCAATAAAATTCTTGATGACACGTCTGAAGCTGTTGAAATTGTCATGACTAATCAGCAAGTATTGTTCAAATCAAAACACATTCTTTTCTTTTCTCGTCTATTAGAAGGCAATTATCCAGATACAAGTCGACTGATTCCTGCCGAATACAAAACGACGGTAACTGTTAACGGTCGTTCACTGTTACAAGCAATTGATCGTGCATCTTTGTTAGCTAGAGAAGAACGAAACAACGTTGTCCGCTTTTCTGCAAAAGAAGGCAGTGATGTAGAAGTTTCTTCGAATTCACCTGAAGTTGGAAAAGTAGAAGAGCAACTTCAAGCGCAAAGTATTGAAGGAGAAGAATTGAAAATTTCTTTTAGTGCTAAATTTATGATGGACGCATTAAAAGCTATTGATGGACAAGATGTCGTGATTCAATTCACCGGAGCTATGCGTCCATTTATCTTAAAATCAGCTTTAGACGATTCAATTTTGCAGCTGATTCTTCCTGTCCGAACATATTAAAAATAAAACATACCCTCAGGATAGCCTTATAGGCTATCCTTTTTACTTTTTAGCTAAAATAGGGTAAAATAGAGGGATAGACTATGAATCGAAGGATGAGTGCATTTTGAAAGAAATTGGGATTGAGACAGAATATATAACACTTGGTCAATTGTTAAAAATGACAGATACAATAAATTCAGGTGGAATGGCTAAATGGTTCCTAAGTGAACATGATGTTTTTGTAAACGGTGAAGCTGAAAATCGTAGAGGACGTAAATTGCGTCCAACAGATCTTGTAAATATTCCAGAGTTTGGAGAGTTTCGTATCGTGACGGCTGAAGGCATGAGCTTCGATGCGGATTGACCGCCTAGAGCTTGTCAATTATCGAAACTATGAATCACTAGAACTGGATTTTTCTCCAGAAATTAACGTTTTTATCGGAGAAAATGCACAAGGTAAGACAAATATCATGGAATCTCTTTATGTTTTGTCTATGGCAAAATCACACCGTACTTCCAATGATAAGGAAATGATACGCTGGAATGCCGAATATGGTAAAATTAAAGCTGACGTTTACCGTAAATACGGAAAACTTCCTCTTGAAATTACGCTGTCGAAAAAAGGTAAGAAAGCAAAAGTTAATCATTTGGAACAACGCAGATTGAGTGATTATGTTGGTCAATTAAATGTTGTAATGTTTGCACCTGAAGATCTGCATCTTGTCAAAGGAAGTCCACAAGTACGTAGACGTTTTATCGACATGGAAATCGGACAAATTTCTCCAGTTTATTTGCATGATTTAGTGAATTACCAAAAACTCCTTAAACAAAGAAATCATATATTGAAACAACATTATGGTAAACAATCAATTAATGACGTTATGTTTGATGTTTATACAGAACAATTTATCGATGCGGCTGTGAAAATTATCCGTAAGCGTTATCAGTTTATGGAGCTTTTGCAGAAATGGGCTGAACCCATCCACCATGGTATTTCCCGGGGGCTGGAACAACTTCAAATCCGCTATCAACCAATCAGTGGTTTAAAGCCTGAATGGACGCCTGTAGAAATGGCGTCTTTTTTAGAGCAAAAACTGATTGAAGTTCGCAAAAGAGAAATCGAGCGAGGTGTCACTCTTGTAGGGCCTCACCGCGATGAACTTCAATTTTTTGTAAACGGCTACGATGTTCAAACTTATGGTTCACAAGGACAACAACGAACTACTGCCTTGTCGTTAAAGTTAGCCGAAATTGAATTGATCAAGCAAGAAGTCGGTGAAGCTCCCGTGTTGTTGCTCGATGATGTGCTTTCAGAACTAGACGATTATAGACAATCACATTTATTAAATACGATTAAAGGCTCTGTTCAGACATTTGTTACGACGACGAGTGTTGAAGGGATCCAACACGAGACAATTCAAAATGCACGGCTTTTCGAAGTTTTCAATGGCACTGTAGTTAACTAAAAAAGGTAAAATGAGTTGCGACTAACTAGCGTTATGAAATGCGTAAGAAAGAGCGGGTGAATGGAATGGCTATGGAAGAAAAAGGTTTACAAGAAGCATATGAAGCGAGTCAAATTCAAGTGTTAGAAGGATTGGAAGCTGTTCGTAAAAGACCAGGAATGTATATCGGGTCTACAGGTGCAAGAGGTTTACACCATTTAGTTTGGGAAATTGTTGATAATAGTATAGATGAAGCATTAGCGGGTCATTGCACGGAAATTCAAGTAACTATTGAACAAGACAATTGGATTCGTGTAGAAGATAATGGGCGTGGGATTCCTGTTGGTATGCAAGAAAAAATGGGACGTCCAGCAGTTGAAGTTATTATGACGGTATTGCATGCAGGTGGCAAATTCGGCGGCGGCGGCTATAAAGTATCGGGTGGACTTCACGGAGTGGGAGCTTCTGTTGTTAACGCTTTATCTGAAACGACTGAAGTCTATGTTAATCGTGACGAAAAAAAGCATTACATCAAATTTGAGCGTGGTGCAGTGGTTGAAGAACTAAAAGTGATTGGAGATTCAAGTCATACGGGGACAACAATTCGTTTCAAAGCAGATACAGAGATTTTCACTGAAACAACGGTGTATGAATTTGATCTTTTAGATCACCGCTTACGTGAACTTGCTTATTTAAACCGTGGATTGAAAATCATTGCGAGAGACGAACGCGAAGGACAAGAAAAAGAAAAGATTTATCATTTCGAAGGTGGGATTAAATCCTACGTTGAACATTTAAATAAATCAAAAGATCCACTTCATGAAGAAGCTATTTTTGTAGAAGCTGAAAGAGAAGGTATTACCGTTGAAGTAGCAATGCAATACAATGCGGGCTATGCAGCAAATATTTTTTCTTTTGCGAATAATATTAATACACATGAAGGTGGAACGCATGAATCTGGGTTTAAAACAGCTTTAACGCGTGTAGTTAATGATTATGCTCGCAAGAAAAGTATGTTAAAAGATCAGGATCTTAATTTGACTGGAGACGATGTGCGAGAAGGGTTGACTGCGATTATCTCTATTAAACACCCCGATCCACAATTTGAAGGGCAAACCAAAACAAAACTCGGTAATACGGAAGTTAGTACTATCGTCAATAATTTGTTTTCGGGTGGATTTGAACGATTCTTATTAGAAAATCCTGTGGTGTCGAAAAAAATCGTTGAAAAAGGAATTATGGCTTCTCATGCACGAATGGCTGCTAAAAAAGCACGTGAATTTACACGTCGAAAATCAGTTTTAGAAGTATCAAGTCTGCCGGGTAAACTAGCAGATTGTTCTTCACGCGATCCAAAAGTTAGTGAAATCTATATCGTTGAAGGTGACTCAGCTGGTGGATCAGCAAAATCTGGTCGTGATCGTCACTTCCAAGCGATTTTACCGTTGCGTGGAAAAATCTTAAATGTTGAAAAAGCCAGACTGGATCGAATTCTTACAAATGAGGAGATTCGCAACATTATTACAGCACTGGGTACCGGTATCGGCGAGGAATTTAATCTTGAAAAAGCCCGTTACCATAAAGTCGTTATTATGACGGATGCAGATGTTGATGGCGCGCACATTCGTACACTTCTACTAACGTTCTTTTTCCGTTACATGCGTCCATTGCTTGAAGCTGGTTATATTTATATTGCCCAGCCACCATTGTTCCAAATCAAACAAAGCAAACATGTAGAATATGTCTATACAGATGAACAATTACAAACGGCGCTTGCAAGTCTATCTCCAACACCGAAACCAAATATTCAGCGGTATAAAGGACTTGGAGAAATGAACGCAACACAGTTATGGGATACAACAATGGATCCGGATGTTCGAACATTGTTGCAAGTCACATTAAATGACGCGATAGTAGCAGACGAAACCTTCCATATTTTAATGGGTGACGATGTGGAACCACGCCGTAACTTTATCGAAGAAAACGCGAAATACGTTAAAAACTTGGACGTTTAAAGGATATAGAGTTGAGAGGAGGCTGCGGATATGGCTGAACGGCCGAGCAGTGGTGTTGAAGAAATAAATATAAGTACGGAAATGCGAACTTCATTTTTAGATTATGCGATGAGCGTTATTGTGTCCCGTGCCTTACCTGATGTACGTGATGGATTAAAGCCTGTCCATCGCCGTATTCTTTACGCAATGCATGATTTAGGAATTACTGCAGACAAAGGATATAAAAAATCAGCGCGTATCGTTGGAGATGTGATTGGTAAATACCATCCTCACGGTGACTCAGCAGTTTATGAAACTATGGTTCGCATGGCGCAGGATTTCAGCTATCGTTATATGCTTGTAGATGGACACGGAAACTTTGGGTCAGTCGATGGCGATTCAGCTGCAGCTATGCGTTATACAGAATCCAAAATGTCTAAAATTTCTATGGAGTTATTGCGTGATTTAAATAAAAACACAGTGGATTACCGTGATAACTACGATGGCCAAGAAAAAGAACCGATTGTATTACCAAGTCGCTTTCCGAATCTTTTAGTTAACGGTACTTCAGGGATTGCTGTTGGTATGGCTACTAACATTCCACCTCATCATTTAGGTGAAACAATTGATGCGGTTTTGGCGTTAGCTGATAATCCTGCAATCACGACTGAAGAGTTAATGGAATATGTTGAAGGTCCTGATTTTCCAACCGGTGGTATTATTCTCGGCCGCAGTGGGATTCGGCGTGCTTATGAAACAGGTAAAGGTTCTGTGTTGATTCGTTCAGTTGTTGATATTGAAACAAAAGCGAATGGCAAAGAAGTTATCATTGTTAATGAAATTCCTTTCCAAGTTAACAAAGCGCGATTGATTGAAAAAATCGCAGAACTTGTACGCGATAAAAAAATTGACGGAATTACAGATTTACGAGATGAGTCTGATCGTAACGGCATGCGCATCGTGATCGAAGTTCGTCGAGATGCCAGTGCAAGTGTTCTTTTGAATAATTTATATAAACAGACAGCTATGCAAACAAGTTTTGGTATTAATATGTTGGCGCTTGTAGATGGTCATCCAAAAGTTTTGAGCTTAAAAGAAATTCTTTTTCATTACTTAGAACATCAAAAAGTAGTCATTCGTCGTCGTACGCAATTTGAATTGACGAAAGCAGAAGACCGCGCGCATATTCTAGAAGGACTGCGCATTGCACTAGACCATATTGATGCGATTATTGCGTTGATTCGTGGTTCTCAAACTGCAGAACAAGCACGCAATGGCTTAATGACTGATTTTAATTTAACGGAACGCCAATCTCAAGCGATTTTGGATATGCGTTTGCAACGTTTAACTGGATTAGAACGAGATAAAATCGAAGAAGAATACCAAGCATTGGTGAAACTAATCGATGAATTGAGGGACATTCTGGCAAACGAATACCGCATTATTGAAATTATTAAAGAAGAAATGCTAGAAATTAAAGAACGCTTTAACGATAAGCGTAGAACGGAAATCACAACCGGTGGAGCAGAAATGTTTGAAGATGAAGATTTGATTCCAGTGGAAGCTACTGTGTTAACACTGACTCATAACGGCTACATCAAACGTTTACCAGCGAACACATACCGCAGCCAAAAACGTGGTGGACGTGGCGTCCAAGGAATGGGCACAAACGAAGACGATTTTGTTGAACATTTATTGTACACGTCTACGCATGATACAATCTTGTTTTTTACAAACAAAGGAAAAGTGTACCGTAAAAAAGGCTATCAAATTCCTGAGTACGGCCGGACTGCTAAAGGCTTACCTTTGGTTAACCTTTTAGAAATCAGCAAAGAAGAGAAAGTCACAGCTGTTATTCGTGTCGAAGAATTTAAAGAAGATTCGTTCTTCTTTTTCACGACACGTGAAGGTGTCAGCAAACGAACACCTGTTACCAATTATGCCAATATCCGTCAAAACGGCTTGATTGCGATCAGTCTTCGCGAAGAAGATGAATTGATTTCTGTGAAATTAACAGATGGCACAAAAGAGATGGTTATTGGTACACGAAATGGTGCGTTAATTCGATTCCCTGAAACGGATATTCGTAGCATGGGTCGAACAGCTACTGGCGTTCGAGGCATTCGTTTACGTGAAGGCGATGCGGTAGTCGGTATGGAGATTTTAGATCCGAACGACAATGTCTTGGTCATCACTGAGAAAGGATACGGCAAACAGACAAAAGAATCTGAGTACCGTGTTCAATCTCGTGGGGGTATGGGCATCAAAACTTGCCAAATTACAGATAAAAATGGACCACTTGTTGCAGTACGAACTGTTAATGGGACAGAAGATATTATGCTAATCACTGTGAATGGCGTCTTGATCCGGATGGATGTTGAAGATATCTCAACTACAGGCAGAAGCACACAAGGCGTTCGCTTGATCCGACTGGGCGACGATGAAATTGTAGCAACCGTAGCTAAAGTTAAAAAAGATGTTGATCTACCTGAAGATCTTGAAGAAATCGCAGGGGAAGATGCATTAATTGATGAAAGTGCTCAAGCAGATGTCTACGAAGCTGATGAGATTGTGGCAGATGAAAAAATTGATTCTGTAGAAGAAACTCCAGAAGACGACGAAGAATAACACATAAGTGTAGTGCCCACTGATTTAAATCAGTGGGCTTTTTTTTATGAAAAAGAAACGAAAGCTTCTATAAGAAAGTTATTTGATAAACGACTTTGACCTTAGACAGCGTGAAAAATAACTTCAAGCTAAAAGCTAAATCAGGTATGTTGAACCAACCACAATTGAACTGATGGAGAAGAGCGAGGAAGCAAGTGGGTGTTACGCAGCAAGATGAGCGACCACAAGTCTGCCTGATTAATATTCACAAAGATGGTTTGTATGCTTTATTCGTATAGAAGAATCTCTTCGTAAGTAAGTCATTGTGAAATAGAAATTAAGGGAGTAAAACAGTGTATTTAAGAAAATAAAAGTTTTTTCGCAATAACTGTTGACTCTTATATAACCACATGGTATATTAATTGAGTCGCCAATGAGCGCGTCAAAAAATGAAAACAACTTGAACCTTGAAAACTGAACAGCAAAACGTCAACGAAAGACGTCACGAGCACCTCGGTGCGAGCACGGCTTTTGCGCAGGTTGCCTTTGGCAATCAGAGCAAAGTTGTTTTTCATCTCGGTGGGCGTGACGGAAATTTACTGATCAGCATTTTGTAGATCAAGCCATCTTCGGATGGTGCCAGCAACAACTAGAGCAGTCAAATGTTCTCTATAATGGAGAGTTTGATCCTGGCTCAGGACGAACGCTGGCGGCGTGCCTAATACATGCAAGTCGAGCGGAACCATTGGAGCTTGCTCCTTTGGTTTAGCGGCGGACGGGTGAGTAACACGTGGGCAACCTGCCCTGCAGATCGGGATAACTCCGGGAAACCGGTGCTAATACCGAATAGTTTGCGGCCTCTCCTGAGGCTGCACGGAAAGACGGTCTCGGCTGTCACTGCAGGATGGGCCCGCGGCGCATTAGCTAGTTGGTGGGGTAATGGCCTACCAAGGCAACGATGCGTAGCCGACCTGAGAGGGTGATCGGCCACACTGGGACTGAGACACGGCCCAGACTCCTACGGGAGGCAGCAGTAGGGAATCTTCCGCAATGGACGAAAGTCTGACGGAGCAACGCCGCGTGAGTGACGAAGGTTTTCGGATCGTAAAACTCTGTTGTGAGGGAAGAACAAGTGCCAAGTAACTACTGGCACCTTGACGGTACCTCACCAGAAAGCCACGGCTAACTACGTGCCAGCAGCCGCGGTAATACGTAGGTGGCAAGCGTTGTCCGGAATTATTGGGCGTAAAGCGCGCGCAGGCGGTTCTTTAAGTCTGATGTGAAAGCCCACGGCTCAACCGTGGAGGGTCATTGGAAACTGGAGAACTTGAGTACAGAAGAGGAAAGTGGAATTCCATGTGTAGCGGTGAAATGCGTAGAGATGTGGAGGAACACCAGTGGCGAAGGCGACTTTCTGGTCTGTAACTGACGCTGAGGCGCGAAAGCGTGGGGAGCAAACAGGATTAGATACCCTGGTAGTCCACGCCGTAAACGATGAGTGCTAAGTGTTAGGGGGTTTCCGCCCTTAGTGCTGCAGCTAACGCATTAAGCACTCCGCCTGGGGAGTACGGCCGCAAGGCTGAAACTCAAAGGAATTGACGGGGGCCCGCACAAGCGGTGGAGCATGTGGTTTAATTCGAAGCAACGCGAAGAACCTTACCAGGTCTTGACATCCCACTGCTCGGTGTAGAGATACACTTTTCCCTTCGGGGACAGTGGTGACAGGTGGTGCATGGTTGTCGTCAGCTCGTGTCGTGAGATGTTGGGTTAAGTCCCGCAACGAGCGCAACCCTTGATCTTAGTTGCCAGCATTCAGTTGGGCACTCTAAGGTGACTGCCGGTGACAAACCGGAGGAAGGTGGGGATGACGTCAAATCATCATGCCCCTTATGACCTGGGCTACACACGTGCTACAATGGACGGTACAAAGGGTTGCCAACCCGCGAGGGGGAGCTAATCCCAGAAAACCGTTCTCAGTTCGGATTGTAGGCTGCAACTCGCCTGCATGAAGCCGGAATCGCTAGTAATCGTGGATCAGCATGCCACGGTGAATACGTTCCCGGGCCTTGTACACACCGCCCGTCACACCACGAGAGTTTGTAACACCCGAAGTCGGTGAGGTAACCCTTGTGGAGCCAGCCGCCGAAGGTGGGACGGATGATTGGGGTGAAGTCGTAACAAGGTAGCCGTATCGGAAGGTGCGGCTGGATCACCTCCTTTCTAAGGATAAATTCGGAACCGGGCGCCTTAGGCGCTCCGGGGTTGACGTTTTGCGTTCAGTTTTGAAGGTTCATCTTCAGGCGGCAACGCCTTTTTTTGTGACTTTCAGACTTGTTCTTTGAAAACTGGATAAAACGACATTGAAACAAATGAAACATGGATTCAAAGTACGCGTGGCACATGTTGCCACAACTTTTTAATTAACCAGTGGTTAAGTTAGAAAGGGCGCACGGTGGATGCCTTGGCACTAGGAGCCGAAGAAGGACGGCACTAACACCGATATGCTTCGGGGAGCTGTAAGTGAGCGATGATCCGGAGATTTCCGAATGGGGGAACCCCCTGTCTTTAATGGGACAGGATCCATGTGTGAATCTATAGCACATGAGAAGGCAGACCCAGGGAACTGAAACATCTAAGTACCTGGAGGAAGAGAAAGCAAATGCGATTCCCTGAGTAGCGGCGAGCGAAACGGGATCAGCCCAAACCAAGAGGCTTGCCTCTTGGGGTTGTAGGACACTCTATACGGAGTTACAAAAGGAAGGATTAGGCGAAGCGACCTGGAACGGTCCGCCACAGCGGGTAACAGCCCCGTAGCCGAAAACCCTTCCCCTCCAGAGTGGATCCTGAGTACGGCGGAACACGTGAAATTCCGTCGGAATCTGGGAGGACCATCTCCCAAGGCTAAATACTTCCTAGTGACCGATAGTGAACCAGTACCGTGAGGGAAAGGTGAAAAGCACCCCGGAAGGGGAGTGAAATAGATCCTGAAACCGTGTGCCTACAAGTAGTCAAAGCCCGTTAATGGGTGATGGCGTGCCTTTTGTAGAATGAACCGGCGAGTTACGATTACATGCAAGGTTAAGCTGAGAAGGCGGAGCCGCAGCGAAAGCGAGTCTGAATAGGGCGATAGAGTATGTAGTTGTAGACCCGAAACCAGGTGATCTACCCATGTCCAGGGTGAAGGTAAGGTAACACTTACTGGAGGCCCGAACCCACGCACGTTGAAAAGTGCGGGGATGAGGTGTGGGTAGCGGAGAAATTCCAATCGAACCTGGAGATAGCTGGTTCTCTCCGAAATAGCTTTAGGGCTAGCCTCAAGATAGAGAATCCTGGAGGTAGAGCACTGTTTGGACTAGGGGCCCATCCCGGGTTACCGAATTCAGACAAACTCCGAATGCCAGTGATTTATGCTTGGGAGTCAGACTGCGAGTGATAAGATCCGTAGTCAAGAGGGAAACAGCCCAGACCACCAGCTAAGGTCCCCAAATATCCGTTAAGTGGAAAAGGATGTGGCGTTGCTTAGACAACCAGGATGTTGGCTTAGAAGCAGCCATCATTTAAAGAGTGCGTAATAGCTCACTGGTCGAGTGACACTGCGCCGAAAATGTACCGGGGCTAAACGGATTACCGAAGCTGTGGATGGATCTCTTCGGAGATCCGTGGTAGGAGAGCGTTCTAAGGGCGTTGAAGTCAGACCGGAAGGACTGGTGGAGCGCTTAGAAGTGAGAATGCCGGTATGAGTAACGAAAGACGGGTGAGAATCCCGTCCACCGAATGCCTAAGGTTTCCTGAGGAAGGCTCGTCCGCTCAGGGTTAGTCGGGACCTAAGTCGAGGCCGATAGGCGTAGACGATGGACAACAGGTTGATATTCCTGTACCACCTCCCCGCCGTTTGAGCAATGGGGGGACGCAGAAGGATAAGGAGAGCGTGCCGTTGGTTGTGCACGTCCAAGCAGTGAGGCGTGGAATGAGGCAAATCCCATTCCTGATACGTTGAGCTGTGATGGCAAGAGGTTTACCTCAGAGTCCCTGATTTCACACTGCCAAGAAAAGCCTCTAGCGAGGCGGGAGGTGCCCGTACCGCAAACCGACACAGGTAGGCGAGAAGAGAATTCTAAGGTGAGCGAGTGAACTCTCGTTAAGGAACTCGGCAAAATG includes these proteins:
- the dnaA gene encoding chromosomal replication initiator protein DnaA, with amino-acid sequence MEHLDELWSSVLAQVETKISKPSFETWLKSTKLLSYQDDTVTISAPNSFARDWLENHYVHLITGILSDSTGDDMMIRFVVPKDQDMDDFQLPAPRIKPGQDQQHEFLPGMLNPKYTFDTFVIGSGNRFAHAASLAVAEAPAKAYNPLFIYGGVGLGKTHLMHAIGHYVLEHNPNAKVVYLSSEKFTNEFINSIRDNKTGEFRDKYRSVDILLIDDIQFLAGKEQTQEEFFHTFNTLHEESKQIIISSDRPPKEIPTLEDRLRSRFEWGLITDITPPDLETRIAILRKKAKADGLDIPNDVMTYIANSIDSNIRELEGALIRVVAYSSLINRDMSAELAAEALKDIMPNSKPKIITILDIQNAVGEQFNVKLEDFKTKRRTKDIAYPRQVAMYLSRQMTDFSLPKIGEEFGGRDHTTVIHAHDKISKLLKDNQQLQQDVKDIKSALGK
- the dnaN gene encoding DNA polymerase III subunit beta is translated as MKFEIKRERLVEGLNDVMKAVSSKTTIPILTGIKMDVTLDGMRLTGSDSDITIQTFIPTEENGEQIIQVTNGGSIVLQAKVFGEIIRKLPTNDVEIEITGNFQTHIRSGKSEFHLIGLDAVDYPQLPDIQDDRLFTIPADLLKTINRETVFAVSSSETRPVLTGVHWEVKDGELVCVATDSHRLARRKTKLETLPEGEYSVVIPGKSLTELNKILDDTSEAVEIVMTNQQVLFKSKHILFFSRLLEGNYPDTSRLIPAEYKTTVTVNGRSLLQAIDRASLLAREERNNVVRFSAKEGSDVEVSSNSPEVGKVEEQLQAQSIEGEELKISFSAKFMMDALKAIDGQDVVIQFTGAMRPFILKSALDDSILQLILPVRTY
- the yaaA gene encoding S4 domain-containing protein YaaA, whose amino-acid sequence is MKEIGIETEYITLGQLLKMTDTINSGGMAKWFLSEHDVFVNGEAENRRGRKLRPTDLVNIPEFGEFRIVTAEGMSFDAD
- the recF gene encoding DNA replication/repair protein RecF (All proteins in this family for which functions are known are DNA-binding proteins that assist the filamentation of RecA onto DNA for the initiation of recombination or recombinational repair.), whose amino-acid sequence is MRIDRLELVNYRNYESLELDFSPEINVFIGENAQGKTNIMESLYVLSMAKSHRTSNDKEMIRWNAEYGKIKADVYRKYGKLPLEITLSKKGKKAKVNHLEQRRLSDYVGQLNVVMFAPEDLHLVKGSPQVRRRFIDMEIGQISPVYLHDLVNYQKLLKQRNHILKQHYGKQSINDVMFDVYTEQFIDAAVKIIRKRYQFMELLQKWAEPIHHGISRGLEQLQIRYQPISGLKPEWTPVEMASFLEQKLIEVRKREIERGVTLVGPHRDELQFFVNGYDVQTYGSQGQQRTTALSLKLAEIELIKQEVGEAPVLLLDDVLSELDDYRQSHLLNTIKGSVQTFVTTTSVEGIQHETIQNARLFEVFNGTVVN
- the gyrB gene encoding DNA topoisomerase (ATP-hydrolyzing) subunit B, which codes for MEEKGLQEAYEASQIQVLEGLEAVRKRPGMYIGSTGARGLHHLVWEIVDNSIDEALAGHCTEIQVTIEQDNWIRVEDNGRGIPVGMQEKMGRPAVEVIMTVLHAGGKFGGGGYKVSGGLHGVGASVVNALSETTEVYVNRDEKKHYIKFERGAVVEELKVIGDSSHTGTTIRFKADTEIFTETTVYEFDLLDHRLRELAYLNRGLKIIARDEREGQEKEKIYHFEGGIKSYVEHLNKSKDPLHEEAIFVEAEREGITVEVAMQYNAGYAANIFSFANNINTHEGGTHESGFKTALTRVVNDYARKKSMLKDQDLNLTGDDVREGLTAIISIKHPDPQFEGQTKTKLGNTEVSTIVNNLFSGGFERFLLENPVVSKKIVEKGIMASHARMAAKKAREFTRRKSVLEVSSLPGKLADCSSRDPKVSEIYIVEGDSAGGSAKSGRDRHFQAILPLRGKILNVEKARLDRILTNEEIRNIITALGTGIGEEFNLEKARYHKVVIMTDADVDGAHIRTLLLTFFFRYMRPLLEAGYIYIAQPPLFQIKQSKHVEYVYTDEQLQTALASLSPTPKPNIQRYKGLGEMNATQLWDTTMDPDVRTLLQVTLNDAIVADETFHILMGDDVEPRRNFIEENAKYVKNLDV